A stretch of the Mesorhizobium sp. Pch-S genome encodes the following:
- a CDS encoding DUF2155 domain-containing protein, protein MPWDPPAGETPAQIPFEIQPDANQGQPVQEQPAQEPVPQQPAQSEQPGQKQPAQNKPAPEVKVERVANPVAEFSGIDKITGRIINFDVYIDETVQFGALQVTPRVCYSRPGAEAPKTDSFVEVDEITLDRKIRRIFTGWMFAESPGINAVEHAVYDVWLKGCKQKSDVPAPVAAKPSSSGAPAKVNSKQPTN, encoded by the coding sequence ATGCCGTGGGATCCGCCCGCCGGCGAAACGCCTGCCCAGATACCATTCGAGATCCAGCCGGACGCCAACCAGGGACAGCCTGTCCAGGAGCAACCGGCTCAGGAACCAGTTCCTCAGCAACCGGCTCAGAGCGAGCAGCCTGGCCAGAAACAGCCTGCCCAGAACAAGCCGGCTCCTGAGGTGAAGGTTGAACGCGTTGCCAATCCGGTCGCCGAGTTTTCCGGCATCGACAAGATCACCGGCCGCATCATCAATTTCGACGTCTATATCGACGAGACGGTGCAGTTCGGTGCACTGCAGGTGACACCGCGCGTGTGTTATTCGCGTCCCGGTGCCGAGGCGCCGAAGACGGATTCCTTCGTCGAGGTCGACGAGATCACGCTCGACCGCAAGATACGTCGTATCTTCACCGGCTGGATGTTCGCCGAAAGCCCCGGTATCAACGCAGTCGAACACGCGGTCTATGATGTGTGGCTGAAGGGCTGCAAACAGAAGTCCGACGTGCCTGCGCCTGTTGCAGCCAAGCCTTCGTCCAGCGGCGCGCCCGCCAAGGTCAACAGCAAGCAGCCCACCAACTGA
- a CDS encoding NADH:ubiquinone oxidoreductase subunit NDUFA12, translated as MAGFLTQFFTWWNGQTLGTRFHTWRHGKKVGQDEFGNIYYEGGINSDGQTRRWVIYADKSEASAIPPGWHGWIHHRVDVAPVNETYKPREWQKPHEPNLTGTAAAYRPKGSILGSQHRPQVTGDYDAWTPGS; from the coding sequence ATGGCAGGCTTTCTGACGCAGTTTTTCACCTGGTGGAACGGCCAGACGCTGGGAACGCGTTTCCACACCTGGCGTCATGGCAAGAAGGTCGGTCAGGACGAATTCGGCAATATCTATTACGAGGGCGGCATCAACTCCGATGGACAGACCCGCCGTTGGGTAATCTATGCCGACAAGTCGGAAGCCTCGGCCATTCCTCCCGGCTGGCACGGCTGGATTCACCACCGCGTCGATGTTGCTCCGGTCAACGAGACATACAAGCCGCGGGAATGGCAGAAGCCGCACGAGCCCAACCTGACCGGTACTGCCGCGGCGTACCGCCCGAAGGGCTCGATCCTGGGCAGCCAGCACCGTCCGCAGGTGACCGGCGATTATGATGCCTGGACGCCGGGCTCCTGA
- the panB gene encoding 3-methyl-2-oxobutanoate hydroxymethyltransferase: MASDATAAAPRITPAELSARKGGTPIVCLTAYTYPIARLLDPHVDLLLVGDSVAMVLHGHKTTLGATMEMMILHGQAVMRGTRRACVVLDMPAGSYENSPAVALASARRLVDETGCDAVKLEGGVDVAEQIAAIAGAGIAVMGHIGLQPQSVEKDGGYKIKGGTDAAIAALLADAKAVEHAGAFSMVIEGTMEPVAAEITRQSAIPTIGIGASVACDGQILVVDDAIGLTVDRVPKFVKEYASLRDTVGNAAARYASEVHARTFPGPEHVFRSKGEKES, from the coding sequence ATGGCTTCCGATGCGACTGCGGCTGCACCCCGCATCACGCCTGCAGAGCTGTCGGCCCGCAAGGGCGGCACGCCGATCGTCTGTCTGACCGCGTACACCTATCCCATTGCCCGCCTGCTTGATCCACACGTCGATCTGCTGCTGGTCGGCGACAGCGTCGCGATGGTCCTGCATGGCCACAAGACAACACTCGGCGCAACCATGGAGATGATGATCCTGCATGGCCAGGCAGTCATGCGCGGCACGCGCCGTGCCTGCGTCGTGCTCGACATGCCTGCCGGAAGCTATGAAAATTCGCCTGCCGTCGCCCTCGCCTCGGCCCGTCGCCTGGTCGATGAAACCGGCTGCGATGCGGTCAAGCTGGAAGGTGGAGTCGACGTGGCGGAGCAGATCGCTGCCATTGCAGGCGCGGGCATTGCCGTCATGGGTCATATCGGGCTGCAGCCGCAATCGGTCGAAAAGGACGGCGGCTACAAAATCAAGGGCGGCACCGATGCCGCCATCGCCGCACTGCTGGCGGATGCCAAAGCTGTCGAACACGCCGGTGCCTTTTCGATGGTCATCGAGGGCACGATGGAGCCGGTGGCGGCCGAGATCACGCGCCAATCGGCGATCCCCACCATCGGCATCGGCGCCAGCGTGGCCTGCGACGGCCAGATTCTCGTCGTCGATGACGCGATCGGCCTGACCGTCGACCGCGTGCCGAAATTCGTCAAGGAATATGCCAGCTTGCGCGATACGGTGGGGAACGCTGCCGCCCGTTACGCCTCGGAAGTGCATGCACGCACGTTTCCTGGCCCCGAACATGTCTTTCGATCGAAGGGCGAAAAAGAATCATGA
- the panC gene encoding pantoate--beta-alanine ligase: MKRPQVVETVSDLRTVVREWRRQGLSVAMVPTMGALHDGHVSLTRIALERADRCVVSIFINPTQFAPTEDLDKYPRQLAADLDRLAEAGVQLAFTPTAAEMYPHGFDAKVVIGGPSAGLETDFRPTFFEGVATVVAKLFLQTLPDCAVFGEKDYQQLCVVKKLCRDLDIPIEIIGAPTVRDGEGLAMSSRNAYLTPTELAVARQLNRILRHAAQALQSGAGEQETLEKARQKILAAGFGAVDYVEARESDTLAPWQRDRDGRILVAARLGATRLIDNVEIVGI; encoded by the coding sequence ATGAAACGTCCGCAAGTTGTTGAAACCGTTTCCGATCTGCGCACCGTCGTACGAGAGTGGCGCCGGCAGGGTCTGAGTGTTGCCATGGTGCCGACCATGGGCGCCCTGCATGACGGCCATGTCTCCCTGACACGCATCGCACTCGAGCGAGCCGACCGCTGCGTTGTGTCGATCTTCATCAACCCGACGCAGTTCGCACCGACCGAGGACCTCGACAAATATCCGCGCCAGCTCGCCGCTGATCTCGACCGACTGGCAGAAGCCGGCGTGCAGCTTGCCTTTACGCCGACAGCCGCGGAAATGTATCCGCACGGCTTCGACGCCAAGGTGGTCATCGGCGGCCCGTCGGCTGGACTGGAAACCGATTTCCGACCGACATTTTTCGAAGGTGTAGCCACGGTCGTTGCCAAGCTTTTCCTGCAGACCCTGCCCGACTGCGCGGTCTTCGGCGAGAAAGACTATCAGCAGCTCTGTGTGGTGAAGAAGCTCTGTCGAGATCTCGACATTCCGATCGAGATCATTGGAGCACCGACGGTCCGTGACGGGGAAGGCCTCGCCATGTCCTCGCGCAATGCCTATCTCACGCCGACCGAACTCGCCGTGGCACGACAGCTCAACAGGATCCTGCGCCATGCTGCGCAAGCGCTGCAATCCGGGGCTGGCGAACAGGAAACACTGGAGAAAGCCCGCCAGAAAATCCTCGCCGCCGGCTTCGGCGCCGTCGACTATGTCGAGGCTCGCGAAAGCGATACGCTCGCCCCCTGGCAACGCGACCGCGACGGTCGCATCCTGGTGGCCGCGCGGCTTGGCGCTACGCGGTTGATCGACAATGTCGAGATTGTCGGGATCTAG
- a CDS encoding GNAT family N-acetyltransferase: MFVRTASERDLEAIKALLTETWHATYDAIYGVERVNEITSQWHTPASLKARLTQPNSEFLVADDGETIAGVAFAAATDDPKVVKLRQLYVLPAFQHKGIGSMLLEEIEDSFPEAHTLRLEVEGANAPAIRFYTANGFTEAGQSSDCGAAGSGIPALVFEKRLG; this comes from the coding sequence ATGTTCGTGCGTACGGCGAGCGAGCGTGACCTTGAAGCGATAAAGGCGCTGCTCACTGAGACGTGGCATGCCACCTACGATGCCATCTACGGCGTGGAGCGGGTGAACGAGATCACGAGCCAGTGGCACACGCCAGCCTCGCTCAAGGCTCGCCTGACGCAGCCAAACTCCGAGTTTCTGGTCGCCGACGATGGCGAGACCATCGCCGGCGTGGCCTTTGCAGCCGCCACCGATGATCCCAAGGTGGTCAAGTTGCGCCAGCTTTATGTGTTGCCGGCGTTCCAGCACAAGGGCATAGGCAGCATGTTGCTGGAAGAGATCGAAGACAGCTTTCCCGAAGCCCACACATTGCGGCTGGAAGTGGAGGGGGCCAATGCGCCGGCCATCCGCTTCTACACGGCCAATGGTTTCACTGAGGCTGGCCAGAGCAGCGATTGTGGCGCTGCCGGATCGGGTATCCCGGCACTGGTGTTCGAGAAACGGCTGGGTTAG